A genomic region of Alnus glutinosa chromosome 11, dhAlnGlut1.1, whole genome shotgun sequence contains the following coding sequences:
- the LOC133882536 gene encoding calmodulin-like protein 30 yields the protein MSRRKFLCKPSSLFSFRDKQSSGLNPAFQPNESEMKQAFNMIDADKDGKISQEDYKNMLKVLGKDDLIEGVPMIFRKVDLNRDGFIDFKDFMEWHKKGGWVKSMDLYVAFRTFDLNGDGKICAEDVQKVLKGLGEECSLEDCQRMVRAVDTDGDGEVRVYDFKTMMTRSM from the coding sequence ATGTCAAGACGAAAGTTCTTGTGTAAACCATCTAGCTTGTTTTCCTTCCGAGACAAGCAAAGCTCTGGCTTAAACCCTGCTTTCCAGCCAAATGAGAGTGAGATGAAGCAAGCATTTAACATGATTGATGCCGACAAGGATGGGAAGATTTCTCAAGAGGACTACAAGAACATGCTAAAAGTATTGGGAAAGGATGATTTGATTGAAGGAGTACCAATGATTTTCCGAAAGGTTGATCTGAACAGAGACGGGTTTATTGATTTCAAAGACTTCATGGAATGGCACAAGAAGGGAGGTTGGGTTAAATCGATGGACTTATATGTTGCTTTTCGAACATTTGATTTGAACGGCGACGGGAAAATATGCGCGGAAGACGTTCAGAAAGTGTTGAAGGGGTTGGGAGAGGAATGCAGTCTGGAAGATTGCCAGAGAATGGTGAGAGCAGTGGACACTGATGGGGATGGTGAGGTTAGAGTGTATGACTTCAAGACCATGATGACTCGCAGCATGTAG
- the LOC133882153 gene encoding calmodulin-like protein 30, with protein MSNMSFLDFQYNISKRKFLRKPSHLFSFRDRQSSGLKSGFQPNENEMKQVFDKFDANKDGKISQQEYKAVLRALGKGAMIGEVPKIFEVADLDGDGFIDFGEFMEVHKKEGGVKKMDIQNAFRTFDLNGDGKISAEEVLEMLRRLGERCTLEDCRRMVRAVDIDGDGMVNMDEFMTMMTRNMKSV; from the coding sequence ATGTCAAATATGAGCTTCCTGGATTTCCAGTACAACATCTCCAAGAGAAAGTTCTTGCGAAAACCTTCTCATCTGTTTTCCTTCAGAGACAGGCAAAGCTCAGGCTTAAAATCTGGTTTCCAGCCAAATGAGAATGAGATGAAGCAGGTGTTTGATAAATTTGATGCCAACAAAGATGGGAAGATTTCTCAGCAGGAGTACAAGGCCGTGCTAAGAGCATTGGGAAAGGGTGCGATGATCGGCGAAGTGCCGAAGATCTTCGAGGTGGCTGATCTGGACGGAGATGGGTTCATTGATTTCGGAGAGTTCATGGAAGTGCACAAGAAAGAAGGTGGAGTTAAGAAGATGGACATACAGAATGCTTTTCGAACATTCGATTTGAACGGTGACGGGAAAATAAGCGCGGAAGAAGTTCTTGAAATGTTGAGGAGGCTGGGAGAGAGATGCACCCTGGAGGATTGCCGGAGAATGGTGAGAGCAGTGGACATTGATGGGGATGGTATGGTTAACATGGATGAGTTCATGACCATGATGACTCGCAACATGAAGAGCGTTTAG
- the LOC133882083 gene encoding pentatricopeptide repeat-containing protein At2g15690, mitochondrial, with protein MASLMAIRRARSRIDSSFFKVRPPHPSHFSINHNNNNSNNNKTLSLIRTLSASAIPNDYQRPNDYQRSPAPPPPPPQQQQPQSWGVQNQRNPNQWVPQNQGWNPQTQNQSYPDRGYANQGQNFPINEYPNQGRGYPQHGNPNQWNSQDQNPSRVNPQSPNFQQPRAPNQWNYQNQGYPRVQNPNLGTQQVQNPNLGTHQVQNPNRGQVVEDPAPVSSPPLPSIEDLRRFCEMGKVKEAIELMEQGVKADWNCFYRLFECCGELKSYENAKKVHDFFLQSTCRGDSRLINKVIEMHGKCGAMTDARRVFDHLPNRDIHSWHLMINGYADNGLGDEGLQLFEEMRQLQLKPTGETFLAVFSACASADAVEEAFIHFDSMKNEYGIDPGFEQYMGLLGVLGKCGHLNEAVEFVGRLPFEPTAGVWDALRNYARIHGDVDLEDRAEELMVVLDPLKAVANNIPTPPPKKRTAISMLDGKNRIIEFRNPTLYKDDEKLKALSGMKEAGYVPDTRYVLHDIDQEAKEQALLYHSERLAIAYGLISTPARTPLRIIKNLRICGDCHNAIKIMSKIVGRELIVRDNKRFHHFKDGKCSCGDYW; from the coding sequence ATGGCGTCGCTCATGGCGATCCGGCGCGCACGAAGCCGAATAGATTCCTCCTTCTTCAAGGTACGACCTCCACATCCTTCTCATTTCAGCATCaatcacaacaacaacaacagcaatAACAACAAAACCCTATCCCTAATCAGAACCCTAAGCGCCTCAGCAATCCCAAACGACTATCAGAGACCCAATGACTATCAGAGATCCCCTGcaccgccaccaccaccaccacaacaGCAACAACCACAGTCTTGGGGCGTTCAGAACCAGAGAAACCCGAATCAGTGGGTCCCGCAAAACCAGGGCTGGAACCCGCAGACCCAGAACCAGAGCTATCCCGATCGTGGATATGCTAACCAGGGTCAGAACTTTCCCATCAATGAATATCCCAATCAGGGTCGGGGTTATCCTCAGCATGGAAACCCTAATCAGTGGAATTCTCAGGACCAAAACCCTAGCCGTGTGAACCCTCAGAGCCCCAATTTTCAACAACCCAGAGCCCCAAACCAATGGAACTACCAAAATCAGGGGTACCCACGTgtccaaaaccctaatttgggGACCCAACAGGTCCAAAACCCTAATCTGGGGACCCATCAGGTCCAAAACCCTAATAGAGGGCAGGTGGTTGAGGACCCAGCCCCGGTTTCTTCTCCTCCTCTGCCTTCGATTGAAGACCTTAGGCGGTTTTGCGAAATGGGGAAGGTCAAGGAAGCTATTGAATTGATGGAACAAGGGGTTAAAGCCGATTGGAATTGTTTCTACAGGTTGTTTGAGTGCTGTGGGGAATTGAAGTCGTATGAGAATGCGAAAAAGGTTCATGATTTCTTTTTGCAGTCAACGTGCCGGGGTGATTCTCGGTTGATTAATAAGGTGATTGAAATGCATGGGAAGTGTGGGGCCATGACTGATGCGCGAAGGGTGTTTGATCATTTGCCCAATAGGGATATTCACTCCTGGCATTTGATGATTAATGGGTATGCGGATAATGGGTTAGGTGATGAGGGGTTGCAACTGTTTGAGGAGATGAGGCAGTTGCAGTTGAAACCCACTGGGGAGACTTTCCTTGCAGTTTTTTCGGCTTGTGCTAGTGCGGATGCTGTGGAAGAAGCATTTATACATTTTGATTCGATGAAGAATGAGTATGGTATTGATCCGGGGTTTGAGCAATATATGGGGCTTCTAGGTGTACTAGGGAAGTGTGGGCATCTTAATGAAGCAGTGGAATTCGTAGGGAGACTTCCGTTTGAGCCCACGGCGGGGGTTTGGGATGCTTTAAGGAATTATGCTCGGATTCATGGAGATGTGGATCTTGAAGACCGTGCTGAGGAGTTAATGGTTGTTCTTGATCCGTTGAAGGCTGTTGCTAATAATATCCCTACCCCACCACCAAAAAAGCGCACTGCAATCAGCATGCTTGATGGGAAAAACAGAATCATTGAGTTTAGAAACCCAACTCTCTACAAGGATGATGAAAAGCTGAAGGCCTTGAGTGGGATGAAAGAAGCAGGTTATGTGCCAGACACGAGATATGTTCTTCATGACATTGATCAGGAGGCCAAGGAGCAGGCCTTGCTCTATCATAGTGAGCGTTTGGCAATTGCATATGGTCTGATTAGTACTCCAGCAAGAACGCCTCTGAGGATCATCAAGAACCTCCGTATCTGTGGTGACTGTCACAATGCCATCAAGATCATGTCCAAGATTGTTGGGAGGGAACTAATTGTTAGGGACAACAAACGGTTTCACCATTTCAAGGATGGCAAATGCTCTTGTGGGGATTATTGGTGA
- the LOC133882509 gene encoding cell number regulator 9-like, which yields MYPLVHDHEKQAGDQHHPAPFPASGHPNTSHSPQPYAPPYIASGVRAHAVPGKWSTGLCHCCDDPANCLITCICPCITFGQIADVVSRGSSRKPIENNLLSDYCKEDERRKNCFP from the exons ATGTATCCTCTAGTACATGATCATGAGAAACAAGCAGGTGATCAACACCATCCAGCTCCTTTCCCGGCTTCAGGACATCCAAATACTAGCCATTCTCCACAGCCGTATGCTCCTCCATATATAGCCTCTGGTGTGCGAGCTCATGCTGTTCCAGGGAAGTGGTCCACTGGTCTTTGCCATTGTTGTGATGATCCTGCAAATT gtTTGATCACTTGCATCTGCCCTTGCATCACATTTGGACAGATTGCTGATGTAGTTAGCAGAGGTTCTTCACGTAAGCCTATTGAAAACAACTTACTTTCTGATTATTGTAAAGAGgatgaaagaaggaaaaattgttTTCCTTGA
- the LOC133882508 gene encoding cell number regulator 2-like, with product MYPPVHDHEKRAGDQPHPAPFPASGHPNTSHSPPPYVSAPPYIETGVRAHAVPGRWSTGLCHCCDDPANCLITCFCPCITFGQIADIVGRGSSPCALSCVVYGVIQYLTALACLCSCIYRSKLRAQYNLEESPCVDCLVHCCCETCALCQEYRELKNRGFDMWIGWEANLERQSRGVTVAPTVAPGMTR from the exons ATGTATCCTCCAGTACATGATCATGAGAAACGAGCAGGTGATCAACCCCATCCAGCTCCTTTCCCGGCTTCAGGACATCCAAATACTAGCCATTCTCCACCGCCGTATGTTAGCGCTCCTCCATATATAGAGACTGGTGTGCGAGCTCATGCTGTTCCAGGGAGGTGGTCCACTGGTCTTTGCCATTGTTGTGATGATCCTGCAAATT GTTTGATCACTTGCTTCTGCCCTTGCATCACATTTGGACAGATTGCTGATATAGTTGGCAGAGGTTCTTCAC CTTGTGCTCTAAGCTGCGTAGTCTATGGAGTTATCCAGTATTTAACTGCTTTGGCATGCTTGTGCTCGTGCATTTACCGTTCAAAATTAAGGGCGCAATATAACTTGGAAGAGTCACCTTGTGTAGACTGCTTAGTGCACTGCTGTTGTGAGACTTGTGCTCTATGTCAAGAATACAGAGAGCTCAAAAATCGCGGGTTTGATATGTGGATAG GCTGGGAAGCAAACCTGGAAAGACAAAGCCGTGGAGTTACAGTAGCTCCAACGGTGGCACCAGGCATGACAAGGTGA